CTGCTGGAAGTAGGTGAACTGGGTCACCTCCATGCCGTTGAGCCACACCTCCCAGCCCAGGCCCCAGGCCCCGAGGGTGGGGGATTCCCAGTTGTCCTCGACGAAGCGAATGTCATGCACCAGCGGGTCGAGGCCGAGGCGTGCGAGCGAGCCCAGGAAGCGCTCCTGCAGGTCGGACGGGGAGGGCTTCATGACGACCTGGAACTGGTAGTAATGCTGCAGGCGGTTGGGGTTCTCGCCGTAGCGGCCGTCGGTCGGGCGACGGGAAGGCTGCACGTAGGCGGCGTTCCAGGTCTCGGGGCCGATGGAGCGCAGGAAGGTGGCGGGATGGAAGGTGCCGGCCCCGACCTCCATGTCCAGCGGTTGGAGCACCACGCAGCCTTGTTCTGCCCAGTACTGCTGCAGGGCGAGTATCAGGCCCTGGAACGTGGTCGCGTCTGGCGTCGACCCTGGAGCCGAGGTCGACGGGGATGTCGAGAGCGTCTGCGACGGGTTTGGCGAGGGAGTCATTGCGGAAGCACCGTTGGCCATGAATTCACTGGGCGTCAAGTATACAATCACAGGCACATCGGTTATAGGCGCAGCGGCTGCGCCCCAGCGAGGTTCACAATGATCGTAGTGACAGGTGGCGCCGGCTTCATCGGCTCGAATCTGGTCAAGGCCCTCAACGCGCGCGGACGGGATGACGTGCTGGTCGTCGACGACCTGCGCGACGGTACCAAGTTCGTCAACCTGGCGGACTGCACCCTGGGCGACTATCTCGACAAGGACGACTTCCGTGGGCGCGTCGAGGCGGCGCTGCGCGGCGAGCCCTCGCGCCTGCCGCCGATCGAGGCGATCTTCCACGAAGGCGCCTGCTCGGATACCACCGAGTGGGACGGCCGCTTCATGCTCGACAACAACTTCGAGTACTCCAAGGTGCTGCTGCACTACTGCCAGCAGCAGGGCATTCCCTTCCTCTATGCTTCCTCGGCGGCCACCTACGGCGGCAGCCAGGTGTTCCGCGAGGAGCCCGAGTACGAGAAGCCACTCAACGTCTACGGCTACTCCAAGCTGCTGTTCGACCAGTACGTGCGTCAGCACTGGGACGACTTCACCAGCCAGGTGGTGGGGTTCCGCTACTTCAACGTCTACGGCCCGCGGGAGCAGCACAAGGGCAAGATGGCGAGTGTCGCCTACCACCACCATACCCAGGTCAGGGCAGGACAGGACCTGCGGCTGTTCGATGCCTGGGACGGCTATGAGGCCGGCATGCAGAGCCGCGACTTCGTCTATGTCGGCGACGTGGTCGACGTCAACCTGTGGTTTTTGGACAACCCCGGCAAGTCGGGCATCTTCAACCTCGGCACCGGCCGCGCCGAGCCGTTCAAGGCCATCGGCGAGGCGGTCATCGATTTCTACGGCCGTGGACGCATCGAGTACATCGACTTTCCCGAGGAGCTCAAGGGGCGCTACCAGAGCTATACCCGGGCCGACATCTCGCACCTGCGGGAGGCGGGCTACGTCCGCGAGTTCCGCACCGTGGCCGAAGGGGTAAAAGCCTATCTCGCGTGGCTGAACGGGGCGCAGGGATGAGCCAGGCGGCGACGCCGGCCCCCCGCATCCTGGTCGTCGGCCCCTCCTGGGTCGGCGACATGGTCATGGCCCAGAGCCTGTTCAAGACCCTGAAACAGCGCCAGCCCGAGTGTCGCATCGGGGTGGTGGCGCCGGGTTGGTCGCAGCCGATCCTCGAACGCATGGAGGAAGTCGACGAAGTGGCCACGCTGGACGTCGGCCACGGCGAGTTCGGCTGGGGCACCCGACGCGCCCTGGCGCGACGGCTGCGCGGCCGCTTCGACAGGGCCATCGTGCTGCCGCGCTCGTGGAAGTCGGCGCTGGTGCCGTTCCTGGCGCGCATTCCCCGGCGTACCGGCTTCACCGGCGAGCAGCGCTATGGCGTGGTCAACGACCGGCGCAGGCTCGACAAGGCCGTACTGGACCAGACCGTCAAGCGTTTCGTGGCGTTGGGCCTGGCGGCGGAAGAGGCGCGAGAAGGCGAATTTGCCGTTCCCCGCCCGCGGCTGCGGGTCGACCCCGACAACCTGGCCGAGCTGTGCCAGCGCCTGGGGCTGAGCGCGCGGCCGGCCATCGGCATGATGCCCGGCGCCGAGTACGGCCCGGCCAAGCAATGGCTGCTGGGACATTTTCGCGAGCTGGCCGGGCGCCTGGTGGCGGAGGGCTACGAGGTACGCGTGCTGGGCGGGCCCAAGGACCTCGCCGCCGGCGAGGCAATCGCCGAGGGGCTGCCTTGGGTGCACAACCTGTGCGGCCAGACCCGTCTGGCCGATGCGGTCGATCTGCTCGCCGACTGCCAGCAGGTGGTAACCAACGATTCGGGGCTGATGCACGTGGCCGCCGCCGTGGAGACCCGGGTGCAGGCCCTGTATGGCTCGTCGTCACCGCGCTATACGCCGCCGCTGACCGACAATGCCGAGATCCACTACCTGGCGCTTTCCTGCTCGCCCTGCTTCGAACGCCGCTGCCCGCTGGGGCATACCAACTGCCTGGTGCAGCTCTCGCCCCAGCGTGTGCTGGCCGCCGTGCTGGCGGCGTCACCGACAGTCATCGCGCGGCGTTGAGGCCCGGTCGGGGAGGCGCTACTGCACCGCGGCGGGCTCTTCGCCTGTGGCATCCTCGGGCGCCTCGACGACCTGCTCCAGAAATTCCGGCTCTGGCTCCGGCTCCTGGCGTGGCGGTGCCAATCCCTCCCAGAGGCGCTCCTGCAGCACGATCTCCTCCCGCAAGCGGGCGTTGAAGAATTCCGCGCCATGCTCCTCGAGCAGGGTGGGCTCGTCGGAGAGCAGCGAGACACCGAGTCCGGCACGATGCCAGTCGATGGTGAAGCCCATCGCCTCGAGGATGGTAGGGAAGGTATCCATCATGGCGGCTTCGCGGCGCAGCCGGCCCTGAGGAATGCCGGGGCCCAGCAGGATGAAGGTATTGTCGCGCTCACCCTCGATCAGCTGCTCCCAGGCCGACACGCGCATGGTCAAGTGGTCGCTGGCGACGACCACCAGGGTGTTGTCGAGCAGGCCCTCGGCCTCGGCCCGGGCGAGGAAGTCCCGGGCCAGCCAGGTCGAACACTCCACCGAGAAGAGAATGTCGACGCCATCGAACTCGCCTTGACGGTCGAGGCAGGCCTGGGCGGGGTAGCCGTAGGGGGCATGGCCCGCGAGGGACAGGGCGACCAGTCCCCAGGGACCCTCCTCCGCGTCCAGGCGGCGCAGCTCCTCCAGGCCGAAGTCATAAAGCGAATCGTCATAGAGCCCCCAGTTATTGACGTACTCCGGGTCGTCGAGCCGGGGCTGCAGCTCCTCGCGGCCGAGCACGGTGTCGAAACCGTGCCCTTCGTAGAACAGGCCCTTGCCGGCGAAGTTGACGCTGGCACCGCCCATGTAGGTGAGCCGGTAGCCCTGTGCCGAGAGCAGGTCGCCGAGGCAGTCGACGCCCGGCACCACCTTCTCCAGCGGCGAGAACTGGCGATCGTGCAGCAGGCCGGCCGGCATGAGCGGCGTGCCGCATTGGCTGGCGATCATGCCGGCCATGGTCCAGCCGGTATTGTCGACCTGGCGGATGCCCTCGAAGACCAGGCCACGCTCACCGAGCTGATCGAGGACGGCATAGGCGTCGCCGAAGCGCTCGCGGTCGGCATAGGTGCGCTCGATGCTCTCCAGGTACAGCAGCAGCAGGTTGGGCGGGTCCCGGGGGGATTCGAGCAGGACCGGCTCGACGTAGTGCCGCTCTAGCCAGGCACCGGGCTTGGTGACGATGGCGGCACCGCGCTGACCCACCCCATACAGCAGGGGATTGCTGACCAGCAGTACGAGGGCCAGCAGCGGTTCGCCGCGCCGCCAGCGGCGGTCATGGCGCACCAGCCAGGTGAAGGACGCCAGCAGCACCCCCATGGAAAGGGTGTAAAGGAATGCCGCCCCGATGCGGCTCACCCCGCCGTGGTCGGCCATGCCGGCCTGCAGATGGAAGAATACCGCGCTCAGATCGACGTTACCGAAGCTCTCGGCGAGATAGAGGTAGAGCCCCCATAGCGCGATGGGAAGCAGGGCCCAGGGCCACCTGCGTGGCGGGGTGGGCCGTGCGGCCGGGCCTGGCGCTCCCCAGTGGAAGGTGGCGCCCAAGCCCAGCCAGGCTACTGCCAGCAGGGGCAGCATCCACTGCGGCACCCGAGTCAGGATGGTAATGGCATAGCCCAGGCAGAGCCCGATGACCAGCAGCGACAGCCAGCGAGGGCGGGCCAACTCGAGAAGCTTGGACGGGATCGTCATGCGGTAGATTCTTCCATTGAATTCGCCCCCCCAGCTTATCAAGCCGGGCACGACGAGTACCACGACTCGTCGCGTGACGGCCAACGCCCGGGTTTGCTGGCCTTGTGGCTGCGGCAGTAAACTGGCCAGCCGCCGAACCGACGAGGAGAGGTCGATGACCCTGGCTGCGGTACTGATCGTCAAGAACGAGGCTGCCCACCTGCGTGCCTGCCTGGAGACGTTACGCTGGGCCGACGAGATCGTGGTGCTGGATGCCGGTAGTCAGGATACGACCAGTGACATCGCCCGCGAGTTCACCGACAAGGTTACGGTGAACGCCGACTGGCAGGGGTTCGGCGTGCAGCGTCAGCGCGCCGAGGCCTTGGTCGAGAGCGACTGGATCCTGATGATCGATGCCGATGAGCGGGTGACCCTCGAGCTGCGCGAGAGCATCCGGGCCGCCGTGGCGCTGGGCGAATCGGCCATCTACACCCTGCCGCGCCTCTCCTGGTGCTTCGGCGATTTCATTCGCCACTCCGGCTGGTATCCCGACCGGGTGGCGCGGCTCTACCCCAAGGGGAAGGCGGGCTACGATGCGGCCCTGGTCCACGAGAAGCTGCACAACCCGAACGGGTTGCCGGTCAGAGCGCTCGAGGGCGACCTGCTGCACTATACCTACCGCGACCTGCGCCATTACCTGGAAAAGTCGGCCCACTACGCCCAGGCATGGGCTGAGCAGCGCGCCGCGCGCGGCAAGCAGGGCAGCCTCTCGGCCGGACTGGTGCACGGGCTGGGCTGCTTCCTGCGCATGTACCTGCTGCGCGCGGGCTTTCTCGACGGCCGCCAGGGCCTGCTGCTGGCGCTGCTCTCGGCACACTCCACCTTCGCCAAGTACGCCGACCTGTGGATCAGGACGCGGACGCCGCCACCGCCCGACGACGCACCAGGGCGCTGATCCCGTCGGCGGCGGCCTCGAGATCGATGGCCGCCATGTCGCTCTCGCCGGCCTCTTGGGGCGGGCTGAAGGCGAGTCGGCGCGTCTCGTCGTTGCAGGTTTGCCAGCGCAGCGGGGTGGCCGAGCGACGGGCCGGGTAGAAGCCCGCTGTGGGGCGGTTGAGACAGCCGGCGATGTGCAGTGGCCCGGTGGAGCCGGCGATGAACAGGTCGGCAGCGGCAAGGGTAAGGGCGAACTCAGCCAGGCTCTCGCGCGCCGGCAGCAGTGCCGCCGACAGGCCCCGTATAGCGAGCGAGTCACGCAGTTCGAGAGCGGCCGGCTCCTCGCCGGGGCCGGCGGTGAGCAACCACTGCGGGCGGATCGCCGCATCTGCCAGCCGCGAGTCGACGGCCGTCGCCAGGTCGGCATACCGGGTCGGTGTCAGGTTGACCGCCGAGCCGCCGCTGCCGGCATGCAGAAACAGCCACGGCCGCCCGGCATCGAAACCGAGCTCGTCGACGAGCGACTGGCGCCGTGACTGCACGACCTCCGGCGCGAGTGGCCAGTAGGGAGGCGTCGGACGCGGCTGGGGCGAGCGACCCAGGACCCTGAGCAGGGCCTCGGCGAGCTCGACGTTGTAGAGGTATTCCGGCTTGGCCGAGCGCGACCTGCGCTGGACGACGCGATGGTTGTAGAATAGCTGCGCCCACTTGGTGGCCGGCGCCAGGCGCTGCGGAATACCGGCACGCCAACCCAGCCAGCCGGTGCGTGGGGTGGAGAAGAGCGTCAGCATGGCCGTGAAGCGCTCGCGGCGCAGGCGTGCGAGCAGCTGGCGCTGCGCGGCCTGTCCGGCGCGGCTGCCGGGGTCGAGGATCACTTCGTCGATCCACGGGCACAGCCGGGCGAGCGGCGCCGTATAGCTTGGCACCAGCACGCTAACCCGTGCCTCGGGGGCCGCGGCCTTGAGGCAGGCGAGGGCCGGCCAGGCGAGCATGAAGTCGCCGAGCTTGTCGTTGCGTACCACCAGGATGTGCGGCGGCGGGTCCGTTGCGTGGCGACCGGCCACGCTGGCTGAAGACGTCATCTAGGCTCCCGAGCCCCGGGTGACCGATACGAAGGAGACAGCCTTGTCGCACAAGGTCATGCACATCTGCCTCTCGGATGGCTGGGGCGGACTCGAAATGTATCCTGCGCGGATTATACCCGAGCTGCAACGCCAGGGGTGGGAGGCCCATGGGCTGGCCCTGGCCGGCTCGCGGGTGGCCGAGAGCCTGGCGGCCGCCGGCTGCGAGCCGCTGACCGTGGTCTCGCGGGGGCGAGCGCTGCTGCAGGTGGGGCGCGTGCTCGCCTACCTGAAACGCCACGGCATCGACGTGCTGCATTGCCACAAGTCCAGCGACCTGCGCCTGGGGGCGCTGCTGGTGACCCTGCAGCCAAGGCTCAAGCTGTTCTACACCGACCACATGGGCGTGACCCGGCCGAAGAAGGACCTCTACCACCGCTGGGCCTACGGTCGTGTCACGCGGCTGTTCGCCATCAGCGAGGCGACGCGCCGGCGCAACCTGAAGGCCTTCCCGCTGCCCGCCGCGCGCATCCACCGGCTCTACCTGGGCATCGACCTGGCACCCTACGCCCCGCAGCTGGATCGCGCCTCTCGCGAGTTGCTGCGCCGCGAGCTGGATGTCGCGCCCGACCAGGTGGCGATCGGCCTGCCGGGGCGGCTGACCGACGGCAAGGGCCACGAGGTGTGGCTGGAGGGGCTGGCCCGGCTGCGCGAGCGCGCTCCTGGCCTGGCTTGGCATGGTGTGCTGATCGGCGGCCTGACGGCCAGTGAGGGCAGTGACGAGGCCTACGTGGCGCAGCTGCGGAAGCGGGTGGCCGCACTGGGACTGGAGGGGCGGGTGACCTTCGCCGGGTATCGTCCCGACCTGCCGCGCCTGTTCGAGGCGCTGGACATCGTCTGCGTGCCGTCGCGCAACGAGGCCTTCGGCCTGACCGTGGTCGAGGCCATGGCCGCCGGCAAGGCGGTCGTCGGCGCCGACAGCGGGGCGATTCCCGAACTGCTCGAGGCCGACTGCGGGCGCCTCGCGGCGCCGGAAGAGCCGCAGGCCTGGGCCGAGGCCATGGCGGAACTCGGGCAGGACGCGGCGCTGCGGCGGCGGCTCGGCCAGGCTGCCAGGTGCCGGGCCGAACGCCACTTCGCTGTGGCGGCACACGTGCGCGCCCTGACCGAGGAGTATGCGGGGGCCTAGCCGCGGCTCGAGCGCGATAGGACGGGTCAGGCCTCGGCGTCGTAGCCGCGGCGAACGGCGGCCATGCCACCGGCGGCGCCGAACTTGGCCAGCGAGCGGCCAAGGCGCTCGAGGTTGGCCTCGCGCCAGGCGCCCGGTGCACGCAGCCTGCAGCGGTCGAGGTCGATCAGCCACACCTTGTCGTCATCGTCGACCAGAAGGTTGCGCGCGTTGAGATCGACGTGGTCGAGGCCGGCGTCGTGGAAGCGGCGTACGGTGGCGCCGACCCGTTCGAGCAGCGACGGCTCGATACCCTCCAAGTGCTCGGCCAGGGCGCGGGCGGCGCGAATGCGCACGGTGATCAGCGCCGCCGTATAGGTCGGCCCATCGCGGGTGACCCCGGCCGCCACCGGGCGTGGCACCGGCAGGCCACGGGCGTGAAGGTGCGCGGTGAGACGCAGCTCGCGGAAGGCGCGGGTGCGCTCGAGGCCCGTCCACAGGTAGCGGCTCTCGCTCACCCTGGCGACCAGCCCGCCGCGGCGATAGGGGCGCAGCACCCACTGCTCGCCCCCGGCGTCGAGAAACAGGCTGCTGCCGCGGCCGGGGGCGGCACCGATGACTCGGCCGGTGCGCTGCCAGTGGTCGGGCTCGAACAGCGCCGGGCCGATTTGTGGCGCCGACTCGGCGTCACATACACTGTCCGCATCATATAGAATGAAAACCTTTCCCGTCCGACATGTTGCCAAGTGCATGAAGCATCCTCTGCCTGCCCAACCGCGCCATATCGCCGTGCTGCGACTCTCCGCCCTCGGCGACGTGTGCAACCTGGTACCCACCGTGCGCGCGCTGCAGCGCCAGTGGCCCGACACTCGCATCACCTGGATCATCGGCAAGGCGGAACACAGTCTACTGGCTGGCCTGTCGGGGGTCGAATTCGTCGTCTACGACAAGGCTACGGGCCTGGCCGGCATGCGTCGGTTGTGGCGCGAGCTCGGCGACACTCGCTTCGACGTGTTGCTGCACATGCAGCAGGCGCTGCGGGCCAGCGTGCTCTCGCTGGGGCTCAAGGCCCAGGTGCGGGTGGGCTACGACAAGGCAAGGGCGAAGGATGCCCAGCACTGGTTCACCCACCGCCAGCTGGCGCCGCATCCGCGTGCCCACGTGCTGGAGTCGTTCCTCGACTTCGCCCGGCTGCTGGGCGTGAAGGACCTGTCGCTGGCGTGGGACCTGGCGGTGCCGCCCGAGGCCTTCGAGGAGGCCAGCGCCCTCACCGGCGATGCGGCCTACCTGCTGATGAGCCCCTGCGCCAACCCGCGGCTGCGCAATTTTCGCAACTGGTCGGCCGAGGGCTACGCCGCCGTCATCGAGCACGCCTGGGCCCAGTATGGTCTGAAGACGGTACTCACCGGCGGGGGCAGCACTCAGGAGCGGGAGATGGGCGAGCGCATCGCCACGCTGTCGCGCCCGGAGGCGGTGATCGACGCCATCGGCGCC
This portion of the Billgrantia sulfidoxydans genome encodes:
- a CDS encoding glycosyltransferase family 2 protein is translated as MTLAAVLIVKNEAAHLRACLETLRWADEIVVLDAGSQDTTSDIAREFTDKVTVNADWQGFGVQRQRAEALVESDWILMIDADERVTLELRESIRAAVALGESAIYTLPRLSWCFGDFIRHSGWYPDRVARLYPKGKAGYDAALVHEKLHNPNGLPVRALEGDLLHYTYRDLRHYLEKSAHYAQAWAEQRAARGKQGSLSAGLVHGLGCFLRMYLLRAGFLDGRQGLLLALLSAHSTFAKYADLWIRTRTPPPPDDAPGR
- the glyQ gene encoding glycine--tRNA ligase subunit alpha, which encodes MTPSPNPSQTLSTSPSTSAPGSTPDATTFQGLILALQQYWAEQGCVVLQPLDMEVGAGTFHPATFLRSIGPETWNAAYVQPSRRPTDGRYGENPNRLQHYYQFQVVMKPSPSDLQERFLGSLARLGLDPLVHDIRFVEDNWESPTLGAWGLGWEVWLNGMEVTQFTYFQQAGGLECFPVTGELTYGLERIAMYLQNVDSVYDLVWTIAPDGSRVTYGDVYLQNEREQSAYNFEHADVPALFAAFDHQEQECAKLLAANLPLPAYEQVLKASHTFNLLDARHAISVTERQRFILRVRTMARDVAHAYYASRKAAGFPLAPEELRRQLLAEDKTAEQGDA
- a CDS encoding glycosyltransferase family 4 protein encodes the protein MSHKVMHICLSDGWGGLEMYPARIIPELQRQGWEAHGLALAGSRVAESLAAAGCEPLTVVSRGRALLQVGRVLAYLKRHGIDVLHCHKSSDLRLGALLVTLQPRLKLFYTDHMGVTRPKKDLYHRWAYGRVTRLFAISEATRRRNLKAFPLPAARIHRLYLGIDLAPYAPQLDRASRELLRRELDVAPDQVAIGLPGRLTDGKGHEVWLEGLARLRERAPGLAWHGVLIGGLTASEGSDEAYVAQLRKRVAALGLEGRVTFAGYRPDLPRLFEALDIVCVPSRNEAFGLTVVEAMAAGKAVVGADSGAIPELLEADCGRLAAPEEPQAWAEAMAELGQDAALRRRLGQAARCRAERHFAVAAHVRALTEEYAGA
- the rfaD gene encoding ADP-glyceromanno-heptose 6-epimerase; translated protein: MIVVTGGAGFIGSNLVKALNARGRDDVLVVDDLRDGTKFVNLADCTLGDYLDKDDFRGRVEAALRGEPSRLPPIEAIFHEGACSDTTEWDGRFMLDNNFEYSKVLLHYCQQQGIPFLYASSAATYGGSQVFREEPEYEKPLNVYGYSKLLFDQYVRQHWDDFTSQVVGFRYFNVYGPREQHKGKMASVAYHHHTQVRAGQDLRLFDAWDGYEAGMQSRDFVYVGDVVDVNLWFLDNPGKSGIFNLGTGRAEPFKAIGEAVIDFYGRGRIEYIDFPEELKGRYQSYTRADISHLREAGYVREFRTVAEGVKAYLAWLNGAQG
- a CDS encoding glycosyltransferase family 9 protein; translated protein: MTSSASVAGRHATDPPPHILVVRNDKLGDFMLAWPALACLKAAAPEARVSVLVPSYTAPLARLCPWIDEVILDPGSRAGQAAQRQLLARLRRERFTAMLTLFSTPRTGWLGWRAGIPQRLAPATKWAQLFYNHRVVQRRSRSAKPEYLYNVELAEALLRVLGRSPQPRPTPPYWPLAPEVVQSRRQSLVDELGFDAGRPWLFLHAGSGGSAVNLTPTRYADLATAVDSRLADAAIRPQWLLTAGPGEEPAALELRDSLAIRGLSAALLPARESLAEFALTLAAADLFIAGSTGPLHIAGCLNRPTAGFYPARRSATPLRWQTCNDETRRLAFSPPQEAGESDMAAIDLEAAADGISALVRRRAVAASAS
- a CDS encoding glycosyltransferase family 9 protein, whose product is MKHPLPAQPRHIAVLRLSALGDVCNLVPTVRALQRQWPDTRITWIIGKAEHSLLAGLSGVEFVVYDKATGLAGMRRLWRELGDTRFDVLLHMQQALRASVLSLGLKAQVRVGYDKARAKDAQHWFTHRQLAPHPRAHVLESFLDFARLLGVKDLSLAWDLAVPPEAFEEASALTGDAAYLLMSPCANPRLRNFRNWSAEGYAAVIEHAWAQYGLKTVLTGGGSTQEREMGERIATLSRPEAVIDAIGATSLKGLLALIGRARVVIAPDSGPVHMANAMGTPVVGLFATTNPDRAAPYRWRDFVVNRYPDAVRAYLHREPDEITWGQRVRHPDAMTLIRIDDVVQRLDALLARPPERKEEERPDEA
- a CDS encoding sulfatase-like hydrolase/transferase — encoded protein: MTIPSKLLELARPRWLSLLVIGLCLGYAITILTRVPQWMLPLLAVAWLGLGATFHWGAPGPAARPTPPRRWPWALLPIALWGLYLYLAESFGNVDLSAVFFHLQAGMADHGGVSRIGAAFLYTLSMGVLLASFTWLVRHDRRWRRGEPLLALVLLVSNPLLYGVGQRGAAIVTKPGAWLERHYVEPVLLESPRDPPNLLLLYLESIERTYADRERFGDAYAVLDQLGERGLVFEGIRQVDNTGWTMAGMIASQCGTPLMPAGLLHDRQFSPLEKVVPGVDCLGDLLSAQGYRLTYMGGASVNFAGKGLFYEGHGFDTVLGREELQPRLDDPEYVNNWGLYDDSLYDFGLEELRRLDAEEGPWGLVALSLAGHAPYGYPAQACLDRQGEFDGVDILFSVECSTWLARDFLARAEAEGLLDNTLVVVASDHLTMRVSAWEQLIEGERDNTFILLGPGIPQGRLRREAAMMDTFPTILEAMGFTIDWHRAGLGVSLLSDEPTLLEEHGAEFFNARLREEIVLQERLWEGLAPPRQEPEPEPEFLEQVVEAPEDATGEEPAAVQ
- a CDS encoding 3-deoxy-D-manno-octulosonic acid kinase, producing MHLATCRTGKVFILYDADSVCDAESAPQIGPALFEPDHWQRTGRVIGAAPGRGSSLFLDAGGEQWVLRPYRRGGLVARVSESRYLWTGLERTRAFRELRLTAHLHARGLPVPRPVAAGVTRDGPTYTAALITVRIRAARALAEHLEGIEPSLLERVGATVRRFHDAGLDHVDLNARNLLVDDDDKVWLIDLDRCRLRAPGAWREANLERLGRSLAKFGAAGGMAAVRRGYDAEA
- the waaF gene encoding lipopolysaccharide heptosyltransferase II, whose protein sequence is MSQAATPAPRILVVGPSWVGDMVMAQSLFKTLKQRQPECRIGVVAPGWSQPILERMEEVDEVATLDVGHGEFGWGTRRALARRLRGRFDRAIVLPRSWKSALVPFLARIPRRTGFTGEQRYGVVNDRRRLDKAVLDQTVKRFVALGLAAEEAREGEFAVPRPRLRVDPDNLAELCQRLGLSARPAIGMMPGAEYGPAKQWLLGHFRELAGRLVAEGYEVRVLGGPKDLAAGEAIAEGLPWVHNLCGQTRLADAVDLLADCQQVVTNDSGLMHVAAAVETRVQALYGSSSPRYTPPLTDNAEIHYLALSCSPCFERRCPLGHTNCLVQLSPQRVLAAVLAASPTVIARR